In one Acidobacteriota bacterium genomic region, the following are encoded:
- a CDS encoding DEAD/DEAH box helicase, translated as MKPQHTNAKHWIQQGIFDGLDSFAAFEERVNALAEEKDRGDVFEIFVEAYLATQSIAQSVQHWVVGRIPLELRTRYRLPNDGTGIDGIYLTHDGTHVAYQVKYRQKSHLTYAEVAPFLGITEAFADRVIFTNASSLSNVALQRTRWFSSEAFIDLPASTFNQMECWLKEQPLRIIRATPDPNYQTQALADIAAAFAEADRAHAVMACGTGKTLVALWAAEQANPQTVLVLVPSLTLLQQTLKEWSEHNHWESRFSYLCVCSDQTVDLRSDEIRFNASDVGFRVDTDPTVVRSFLTRQEDDVKVIFSTYQSSPVVGEGSKGLPAFDFAVLDEAHKTTGRAGTSFSYALHDKNIQIRKRLFLTATPRHFDIKHRDKDGDLIVQSMDDPAVYGKRAHTLSFRAAADKGIICPYKVLISVIDKQMVDDFSLQHGITLVAGDELAARWVAHLIALERAARRVDAKKIISFHSRISAALEFASNSPRGIAHYLREYRVDHVNGAQSAADRSEIIQAFARTEHAMLTNARCLTEGINIPAVDMVAFMDPRESRVDIAQAVGRAMRKPRGTTTKTLGYVLVPLFCGTDGAGIDEAIHSEGFDVVASVVNALQENDEELADIIRELRERRGAGLRFNPSRFSEKIHLIGPTVDYAQLTQSIAIEIADRIGATWDEWCGRLVQFQQREGHCFVPISFKTNDGSKLGTWVNNQRALSDSISAERRQRLDQLG; from the coding sequence TTGAAGCCTCAGCACACCAACGCCAAGCACTGGATTCAGCAAGGCATCTTCGACGGATTAGACAGCTTCGCTGCCTTTGAAGAACGAGTGAATGCCCTTGCCGAAGAAAAGGATCGTGGCGATGTATTTGAAATCTTCGTCGAAGCTTATCTGGCGACACAGAGCATCGCGCAGAGCGTCCAGCACTGGGTAGTAGGCAGAATCCCTCTGGAGCTCAGAACGCGCTATCGACTGCCCAATGACGGCACCGGCATTGATGGCATTTACCTGACCCACGATGGCACCCACGTCGCCTATCAGGTGAAGTACAGACAGAAGTCCCATCTGACCTACGCTGAAGTCGCTCCCTTCTTGGGGATCACTGAAGCCTTTGCGGATCGTGTGATTTTCACCAACGCCTCATCTTTATCGAATGTCGCGCTCCAGCGCACGCGCTGGTTTAGTTCGGAAGCATTCATTGACCTGCCCGCCAGCACCTTCAACCAGATGGAGTGCTGGCTCAAGGAGCAGCCTCTTCGTATCATTCGCGCCACACCCGACCCCAACTATCAGACCCAGGCGCTTGCCGATATAGCAGCAGCTTTTGCCGAAGCCGATCGTGCTCATGCAGTGATGGCTTGTGGCACCGGCAAGACGCTGGTTGCATTGTGGGCGGCAGAACAGGCCAATCCCCAAACGGTGCTGGTGCTGGTGCCATCGCTCACGCTGCTGCAGCAGACCCTGAAGGAGTGGAGTGAGCACAACCATTGGGAGTCGCGCTTCAGCTACCTCTGCGTTTGCTCGGATCAGACCGTGGACCTCAGGAGCGACGAAATCCGATTCAACGCTTCAGATGTGGGTTTTCGCGTGGATACCGACCCAACAGTGGTTCGGAGCTTCCTCACCCGGCAAGAGGATGATGTGAAAGTAATCTTCTCAACCTACCAGTCGTCGCCCGTGGTGGGCGAGGGATCGAAAGGATTGCCAGCCTTCGACTTTGCTGTGCTGGACGAAGCGCACAAGACCACTGGCCGGGCTGGCACGTCCTTCAGTTACGCGCTACACGATAAGAACATCCAGATTCGCAAGCGGCTGTTCCTGACCGCCACTCCACGCCATTTTGATATTAAGCATCGCGATAAGGATGGGGATCTGATTGTCCAGTCGATGGATGATCCCGCTGTCTATGGGAAACGCGCTCATACTCTGAGCTTCCGTGCTGCTGCGGATAAAGGCATCATCTGCCCCTACAAAGTGCTGATTAGCGTGATTGATAAACAGATGGTAGATGATTTCAGTCTCCAGCACGGCATCACGCTGGTGGCTGGCGATGAGCTGGCAGCGCGATGGGTAGCGCATCTGATTGCCTTGGAGCGAGCAGCCAGGCGCGTGGATGCAAAGAAAATCATCAGCTTCCATAGCAGGATTAGTGCAGCACTGGAGTTTGCCTCCAATTCTCCGCGTGGCATTGCCCACTACCTCAGAGAATACCGCGTGGATCACGTGAACGGGGCGCAGAGCGCGGCGGACCGCAGCGAAATCATTCAGGCGTTTGCCCGCACCGAACATGCGATGTTGACCAACGCCCGCTGCTTGACGGAGGGCATCAATATTCCAGCCGTGGACATGGTGGCATTCATGGATCCCCGCGAGAGTCGCGTGGATATAGCCCAGGCGGTCGGCAGAGCGATGCGCAAGCCCCGTGGCACTACAACCAAGACATTAGGGTATGTGCTGGTTCCGCTGTTTTGCGGCACTGACGGTGCGGGTATAGACGAAGCCATCCATTCGGAAGGGTTTGATGTCGTCGCCAGTGTAGTGAATGCCTTGCAGGAAAACGATGAGGAGCTTGCAGATATTATTCGGGAACTCAGAGAACGTCGGGGTGCGGGGCTGCGGTTCAACCCTTCGCGTTTCAGCGAAAAGATTCATCTGATCGGACCAACGGTTGACTACGCACAGCTGACCCAAAGTATTGCCATCGAAATCGCTGATCGCATCGGTGCCACGTGGGATGAATGGTGCGGGCGGCTTGTCCAATTCCAGCAGCGGGAGGGCCATTGCTTCGTACCCATTAGCTTCAAGACCAACGATGGCTCCAAGCTTGGCACGTGGGTTAACAATCAGAGAGCACTGTCTGACAGCATTTCGGCAGAACGTCGCCAGCGCTTGGACCAGCTGGGAT
- a CDS encoding (Fe-S)-binding protein, translating to MLTQITDHNSAHTPASGLASSGFTGEDRPRWEEYSRCVHCGLCANYCPTYRELGVEMDSPRGRIYQMVAVDEGRMAIGESFVRHIDLCLDCRACETACPSGVEYGKLVEAARTQIEMNYRRPWRERLLRRLAFHHLFPHPTRLRIAGRLLYWYQASGLQEMVRRSKLLGEGTRLADLDSLAPNSESPDFFSQIGKTFPAHGPRRYRVAFHSGCIANFAFARLQEATIRVLQRNGCEVVVPAGQICCGALHVHAGVREKARELARRNIEAFERESFDAHLTNAAGCGSTLKEYGELLHGDAAWSKRAAAFSAKMKDVTEFLADVGLTQSLSPISATVTYQDSCHLLHGQKVKQAPRSLLAAIPGLCFVELPHADLCCGSAGIYNVLETDLSLRLLDDKMKYANGTAAEIIATANPGCLLQMRAGVARHGHGQEVVHVMELLDRASRPVAH from the coding sequence ATGTTGACGCAGATTACAGACCACAACTCGGCACATACTCCCGCCAGCGGCTTGGCTTCCAGCGGGTTCACTGGCGAGGACCGTCCGCGCTGGGAGGAATATTCGCGCTGCGTGCATTGCGGTCTATGCGCCAACTACTGCCCCACCTACCGTGAGTTGGGCGTTGAAATGGATTCGCCGCGCGGGCGAATCTATCAGATGGTGGCCGTCGATGAAGGCCGCATGGCCATCGGCGAAAGTTTCGTGCGCCATATTGACCTGTGCCTGGACTGCCGCGCCTGCGAGACCGCGTGTCCTTCGGGTGTTGAATACGGCAAGCTGGTGGAGGCCGCGCGCACCCAGATCGAAATGAACTATCGTCGCCCGTGGCGCGAGCGCCTGCTGCGGCGGCTGGCGTTCCACCATCTGTTTCCCCATCCCACACGCCTGCGAATTGCCGGCCGACTGCTCTATTGGTATCAGGCATCTGGCCTGCAAGAGATGGTGCGGCGCTCGAAGCTGTTGGGCGAAGGAACGCGCCTGGCTGATCTGGATTCACTCGCTCCCAACTCCGAGTCGCCGGACTTTTTCTCGCAGATCGGCAAGACGTTTCCCGCGCACGGCCCGCGCCGCTATCGCGTGGCGTTTCACTCCGGCTGCATCGCCAACTTTGCGTTCGCGCGCTTGCAGGAAGCCACCATCCGCGTGCTGCAGCGCAACGGATGTGAAGTGGTTGTTCCCGCCGGACAAATCTGTTGCGGCGCGCTGCATGTCCACGCCGGCGTCCGCGAGAAGGCGCGCGAGCTGGCGCGGCGCAATATCGAAGCGTTTGAACGGGAGTCCTTTGACGCGCATCTCACCAACGCCGCTGGTTGCGGATCGACGCTCAAGGAATACGGCGAGCTGCTGCATGGCGACGCGGCCTGGTCGAAGCGCGCCGCTGCGTTTTCAGCGAAGATGAAAGATGTGACTGAGTTTCTAGCCGACGTGGGACTCACTCAGTCATTAAGTCCCATCAGCGCGACGGTAACTTATCAGGATTCCTGCCACCTGCTGCATGGACAAAAAGTGAAGCAGGCGCCGCGCTCGTTGCTCGCCGCCATTCCGGGTCTGTGTTTTGTCGAGTTGCCCCACGCGGACCTTTGCTGCGGCAGCGCGGGCATTTACAACGTACTCGAAACGGATCTGTCGCTGCGCCTGCTCGACGATAAGATGAAATACGCCAACGGGACCGCCGCGGAAATCATCGCCACCGCCAACCCCGGATGCCTGTTGCAGATGCGCGCGGGCGTGGCCCGCCATGGCCACGGCCAGGAAGTAGTACACGTGATGGAGCTGCTGGATCGCGCCAGCCGGCCCGTTGCGCATTAA
- a CDS encoding FAD-binding oxidoreductase, with protein MQAICGASNVRGDTPWCASRVRAMTPPEVVAVPADREQLAAILKLAAAETLTVTPVGGGTKRDCGGIARRVDLAVSTERMQRVIDYPASDLTITVEAGITIRALRETLAQHGQMLPLDVPCANDATLGGTLAANLSGPQRLGYGGWRDVVIGIQFATADGRLAKGGGRVVKNVAGYDLPKLLIGSFGTLGIITEISLKVFPIPPAAGTFMFGFSSIAAAAEFTQAILNSPFFPQSLELVDASAGTLAGVAGTCTSPYNVIVSVAGPQVVVDRASNDLSKLLRGSGCLSMQTITDGFQDRLWNSLSDMTPAYLRAQPAGVAIKASLPLRQLTTFITEAKQLADDSQLSTASSAHAGTGIVYQYLWPEGGDRAIEKLPRGAEQIVALAERLGGRATVEWFPLAYDGKLNPWGKLGDDFPLMQRIKSALDPHGTLNPSRFYGGI; from the coding sequence TTGCAAGCCATATGCGGCGCGTCGAATGTGCGCGGCGACACGCCGTGGTGCGCCTCGCGAGTGCGTGCGATGACGCCGCCTGAAGTTGTCGCGGTTCCCGCCGATCGTGAGCAGCTCGCGGCAATCCTGAAATTAGCGGCTGCGGAAACGCTCACGGTGACCCCCGTTGGCGGCGGAACCAAGCGCGACTGCGGCGGCATCGCGCGGCGCGTGGATCTCGCCGTCTCCACCGAACGCATGCAGCGCGTGATCGATTACCCCGCCAGCGATCTGACGATCACGGTGGAAGCGGGCATCACCATCAGGGCGCTGCGCGAGACACTGGCTCAACATGGGCAGATGCTTCCGCTTGATGTCCCTTGCGCAAACGATGCAACGCTGGGAGGAACGCTTGCCGCAAATCTTAGCGGTCCACAACGGCTGGGCTACGGTGGATGGCGCGACGTGGTGATCGGCATACAGTTCGCCACGGCGGATGGGCGACTGGCCAAGGGCGGCGGACGGGTCGTGAAGAACGTCGCCGGCTACGATCTCCCCAAGCTGCTCATCGGGTCGTTCGGAACACTGGGCATCATTACCGAAATCTCCCTGAAGGTATTTCCGATTCCTCCCGCCGCCGGCACATTTATGTTTGGGTTTTCTTCGATAGCCGCCGCGGCTGAATTTACGCAGGCCATCTTGAACTCTCCATTTTTCCCACAATCACTCGAATTGGTGGATGCCTCGGCAGGCACGCTGGCGGGAGTGGCCGGGACGTGCACATCGCCGTATAACGTAATTGTTTCAGTCGCAGGGCCGCAAGTGGTGGTGGATCGCGCGAGCAACGATCTTTCCAAACTGCTGCGTGGAAGTGGCTGTCTTTCCATGCAAACGATCACTGACGGTTTTCAAGATCGTCTCTGGAATTCACTGAGCGACATGACTCCAGCCTATCTGCGCGCACAACCTGCTGGTGTCGCGATCAAGGCTTCGCTGCCGCTGCGGCAACTGACTACGTTCATCACCGAGGCGAAGCAATTGGCTGATGACTCACAACTCTCCACCGCTTCCAGTGCACACGCCGGTACCGGAATTGTTTATCAATACCTATGGCCCGAGGGCGGAGATCGTGCCATCGAAAAATTGCCGCGCGGGGCGGAGCAGATCGTCGCGCTCGCCGAAAGGCTCGGTGGGCGTGCCACGGTTGAGTGGTTCCCGTTGGCGTATGATGGAAAGTTGAACCCCTGGGGCAAGCTGGGCGATGACTTTCCTCTGATGCAGCGAATCAAGTCTGCGCTCGACCCTCACGGCACACTGAATCCGAGCCGCTTTTATGGCGGCATCTAG
- a CDS encoding FAD-binding protein, whose product MHRDLAAIVGARAVLSQPDDLLLYEFDGSVDRAMPNAVALPATAGEVVALVRWARQNGVVIVPRGAGTGLSGGAVAVHGGLMMGFARMKEIVAIDLGNQRAVVQPGVVNLELTVAVASAGYYYAPDPSSQKACTLGGNVSENAGGPHTLAYGVTTNHVLGLEVVLPDGELVHLGGAVWDTPGYDLTGLFVGSEGTLGIVTEITVKLTRTSEAVKTLLAIYDRVDDGAETVAEITSRAITPSALEMMDQITLQAVEDATNAGYPRDAACVLLIELEGLQEAVELQAAQVREVCERHGARSVRIAASEAERQKLWAGRKNAFGALGRKAPSFYVQDGVIPRTKIPETMRFIQQVSERYGLAIANVFHAGDGNIHPNILFDSRDPEQRLKVVEAGAEILQFCVSLGGSITGEHGVGMEKNELMPFLFTDVDLAVMSQVKSVFNPDGRLNPGKIFPTTKGCGEIRIPPPHPF is encoded by the coding sequence ATGCACCGCGACCTGGCCGCCATCGTGGGCGCGCGCGCCGTATTGTCCCAGCCGGACGACCTGCTGCTCTATGAGTTCGATGGCTCCGTTGATCGCGCGATGCCCAATGCCGTGGCCCTCCCGGCGACCGCGGGCGAAGTGGTCGCGCTGGTACGCTGGGCCAGGCAGAATGGCGTGGTGATCGTCCCGCGCGGCGCGGGCACGGGCCTCAGCGGTGGTGCGGTGGCAGTGCACGGCGGGCTGATGATGGGCTTCGCCCGCATGAAGGAGATCGTCGCCATCGACCTGGGCAATCAGCGCGCAGTCGTCCAGCCCGGCGTGGTCAATCTCGAACTCACTGTCGCGGTGGCCTCCGCAGGCTACTATTACGCTCCCGATCCATCCAGCCAGAAGGCTTGCACGCTGGGCGGCAACGTGTCAGAGAACGCCGGAGGGCCGCATACACTGGCCTACGGCGTTACTACCAACCACGTGCTGGGGCTGGAGGTAGTGCTGCCCGATGGCGAACTCGTCCATCTCGGCGGCGCGGTGTGGGACACGCCCGGCTATGATCTCACCGGACTGTTCGTCGGCTCGGAGGGCACGCTCGGCATTGTTACCGAGATCACCGTCAAGCTGACGCGCACGTCCGAAGCCGTGAAAACGCTGCTCGCGATCTACGACCGCGTGGACGACGGGGCGGAGACGGTGGCCGAGATCACCTCACGAGCCATCACGCCGTCGGCGCTGGAGATGATGGATCAGATCACGCTGCAGGCCGTGGAGGACGCTACGAATGCGGGGTACCCGCGCGATGCCGCTTGCGTGCTGCTCATCGAACTGGAGGGCTTGCAGGAAGCGGTTGAGTTGCAGGCGGCGCAGGTGCGGGAAGTGTGCGAGCGGCATGGCGCGCGCAGCGTGCGCATCGCGGCGTCGGAGGCCGAGCGCCAGAAACTTTGGGCGGGCCGCAAGAATGCCTTCGGCGCACTGGGGCGCAAGGCGCCCAGCTTCTACGTACAGGATGGCGTGATTCCGCGCACCAAGATTCCCGAGACAATGCGCTTCATCCAGCAAGTCAGCGAGCGCTACGGGTTGGCCATCGCCAATGTGTTCCACGCCGGCGACGGCAATATCCATCCCAACATTCTGTTCGACTCACGCGACCCCGAGCAGCGCCTCAAAGTGGTGGAGGCAGGCGCGGAGATCTTGCAGTTCTGCGTATCGCTTGGCGGCTCGATCACGGGCGAGCATGGCGTGGGCATGGAGAAGAATGAGTTGATGCCGTTCCTGTTTACTGACGTTGATCTCGCGGTGATGAGTCAGGTCAAGTCGGTGTTCAATCCCGACGGGCGGCTCAACCCCGGCAAAATATTTCCCACAACGAAGGGCTGCGGAGAGATTCGCATCCCGCCGCCGCATCCGTTTTAG